The Mytilus galloprovincialis chromosome 3, xbMytGall1.hap1.1, whole genome shotgun sequence genomic interval ttcacggttcattgctaagtgtttagtatttgtgttttggtctatttttcttaatttataagcaataggtcaactatatttgtagtatggaataattgttagctatacatgtctgcctgggatggttcatctgaccttggcctcattgttcattgatcaatgtttagttttcttggttaatgttgagtttatgtgacagttgtaataaagctttatatttaatctatcaacataatatcaatgattagtaaagaaggcgagacatttcagtgtgtgcactcttgttaatatTAGGccctggttatcaaattggtccacattgaggtctaaagggtcaaattgaacattatttgatttcataaaaaattgaattattggggttctatgatatgctgaatctaaccatgcatttagattttggatatttgaccataattggtaaaaataaatgtccaatttaaacattttaagtttttaagttttaagttcatagaccacattcattctgtgtcagaaacctatgttgtgtcaactatttaatcacaatccaaattcagagctgtatcaagcttaaatataGTGTCTAtaattgccccaactgttcagggttcgacctctgtggtcgtataaagctgcgttCTGCGGAGCATCTTGCTCTCTCTTGTATTATTAAAAGGgttctcagtttatttttgacttttgagAGGAAATGTCCCATTGATATTTATTACCACTCTTTACGTGTAGTTGTCAAAACTGTTAGAATtctgggtcctaaatgctctgtTAATTCGTAGTTTATCTGGCCTTTTAAGGTTTTTTGATTCGAGGATCCCtgatgattctttttttttattagaaacgCGTGCTTGATCTTATCcctagtatctttgatgagttctTTGATAGATATTCTGTATCAACATAACAAATAAtgcatgatggtcttgaagtgtAGATTCtaagtactgacgttgtttataacCTTAATACAATtatgtctttgtaaattattttaacaacataagtatgtttaaatgaagaTATGTTCCCATAGTTTAGGACTTTATTCATTATCGGCTGAAAAATACAAGCAAAGTCTAGATGgttatgaagtgtcctatattttgacttaaGTGGAACCTTAATCCAACATTTTATatacaatgaaaaaaacataaaaaacagtAAGAAAACAtttatcaagtttcattaaaacTGATAACTGCTTTAAACAAATTGCAAACTAATAACTAGATCACTGTGttgtatttttaactttttatcattTCAGGCATTTGGTAATGTGAATTGACAAAGTTATTCACAGGTAGAGGCGAAAATGTTATTTGAATCATTTTTAACGCTTTCAAGTATTCTGATTATGCATGTagaatcaaaaatgaaaacatgGCATATACCCTGAAACTCCTTTAAGTTATTAAAAGTTTGATCAACGGAGTTAACAAAATCATTATTTCAGAATCCTGATATCTGAACTGTATAAATTTTGGCTTCATCAGGTTCCCGGGATTTAGTGTTACAGCCTATGTACAGTATACCTCTATTGTCCATGTCTACAGAGAATGGTAACTTTATATCTAACTGATCCTTTGTTTTCAGGTAATGAAGGCACCGCCCTGAAGAGTTAAGAATATGAATCATTTGATTCTTAGAATCTATAATTATAATATTGTCTGATTTTGCAGCAAATAAACCTGAAGgcttaaatgtttgtttttggttcatATCTGGATCGCTATTATATATCCATTTCACaccgtttattttatttaatgccaATATTCTACCACAGTCTTCATTCAGATAATCTAGAACATATATGTTATTGTCAGTGTCTGTTGTTATTCTTTGCGGAGCAGAAAAGATATGTTTTCCATTATTGTCTAATTCATAAACATTTTCCGTTCTTCCTTGTATATCTATAACAACAACTTGCCTTGTGCCTTTAACTGGGAAGAGAGGTCCTTTCTCTCTGGTTCTGACAATGATCTTACCATCCCCAGTTACATGGACAGCACCTGTTATTAAGGGTGCTACACTATATTTAAAGTGAGTTATTTTTCCAGTGGTATGTGAAAGCCTTTTAAGATTTGATTCTGCATTAGATATAAGTAGGTCTCCTGATGGTAATGGTACCATAGAAACAAAAGACGTCTGTATTTCCTTCACtacatttaataatttgtttgaaaattgtattttttgtatgaTATTGTCTTTAACAAAGCCTACCCACAATGTTCCATCGtcacaacatattaaaatttcaacaagTACTCGTCCGGTTTTATACTGTTTTATCACTTTAAACTCATATTGTTCAGGTGAATACTCATCAGTGGACGTGATGAGTTCTCCATGTAATGACTGTAGAATCCTCATTTTCCCTGGTACATATTGGGGTAGTCTTCTATAAAGAGTATTAGCGTGTTCTATTCTTTGTTGCCTGGATGTTAATTCTTCTTTGTATGCACTAAAAACGTCACAAGTATTGACAGAAGCCAAGGCATTTGTTAAACTCTCTTTTCGAAATTCTAattctttgtttattttctgtGACTCACTATCGGCATCAGTTAGAGATTTTATTTGCTTCCAACTCTGACCAATATCTTTCAAAAGTTGTTGTGTGTGAATTTCAACTtcatttttcaaaactttttctCGACTCAAAATATTTTGCTTCTCTTCCTCATATTTGAAGTCTTCTGAAGATTTGAAAGATAACAGGTTAGATCTTTCTCTTTTATAATTTGCTAATTGTATGTCAAGTTCAGAATAGAATCTACTAATTTTTTTGGCAGTCATTTTATATCCCTCCACTAATTCAATCATGTTGTGTTTGGTATGGATTTTAGCTATACAGGAAGGGCAAACAACTTCATCACATGTCTGACAGAATATGCAACAGTTTTGGTCACTATGAATTCTGCATGGTATGTGACTAAAATCTAATGTATCCTTGATTTGTTGCTGTTGAGAGGCAATGTCCTTAATGTCTATGATTGTATGCTGGTACGTAGATTTCACTTTCTTATGAATTTTCTGACATTGTGTACACAAGAGAAAGTCACATTGTAAACATTTCCACTTTATTTCATTAGATTCTTCGCACAACTGGCAAGATATAGGAATTTGTCCTTCATGGTAGATTTGGATGAAGCCATTATGCTGAACACACTCTCACGGTGGTTGCAATGAGTgatgtatacaaaatatttaatcttaTATATGATTAGTGTGAAGTGTTGTGActtctttttaaaatctttatcgGATGAGGAAGGATGTCAATATCATCCAACAGAACATTGATTTTTACGTTTTAAACTATACATAAATCATAAGATTCCTCACATATTTGGCAAGCAATTGGAATGTGTCCCTTATATGTGGATTATGCCATGATCCGTTCGTTGAAAAGGATTGAATGTTTGAaacaattgataaaacaaaacaaaagtgtttGTACATTGTATTTGTACTATATGTTATTGCACTGATATCGATGAATATATACTTAGAGGGATAGTTTAACTCaatttgtacgactttgccccccgcagagctatagaaaaataGTACATAAACGgatgttacacggactctttttagatgatacacggactctttttagttgttacacggacactttttatgaatagaatcactcgtgcatgatcagtgagttcatgggcactttaaatttcaattagatttgaattttttggttcaccgacttatttcctgtctttttattgaaaacatatttacgttagcatcaatgtcttttttcaaacatttccagtaaaatactattcttatcagtacactaagggataagacatttaacttcaaagagggggggggggggtatggttttttcctaaaatagatattttgatcccaaattttatgaggaaaaaaaaattattatggtcaagcagatgacaaattaatgttttgcatgattcctgattttccgaataccaTAAAGAGtgctgatttaaacaaaaaaacatttgggtgatggcgttgaaaagtaaatagttaatatactcaaaaaagaacataccgccccctttatgaagcaaaatattcggtcaataaatgttttctttgatatatggacatgaatagtattttggacaatgctgaaagtaaacaaatgatgatactgacgtgtatatttcaataaaaataagataggaaataagtaaataaaaatcaaatcttatcaaaagataaaatccctatcaactcactaATGCACGATTGATTCTATTAACAAAGTGatcacgtccaaataagcagcaaatctagaagaaaatcattcaacttatgtcatcagttttgggcggtaagctgcgattggatcataatgTTACACGTGTTTAATCCCAATTAACACctgcagatctagagacgagcatgaataaaaaaaaaattaaagtatatgcctgaatatatataatatcaagataaaatccattttttcataaacatttcattctctaatgaagtaggaaattcattcttttgataaatttatattgttatcgaatttatatcagtggcggatccaggtccaaatccaggacaaaacaggggggggtccaactttatgtccccatttaaatacattgatcgtccaaaaaagggttgttccaacaCCCGGGACCCCCTCCCCCCACCACACACTGAAtatcaaattcatgtatttggcaacaaacgcgcgatttttacaaaatttttttaGGGGGAATTGGGGGATGGAATGacacatcctgcattttttcatcaaaaataaagatcacagcctgtttattttaaaacgAATTAGCCCCCCCCctccccgctttccgtttcatCCATAATAATCAAACGTAATgctacttaccactaaaatatttttttaaatatattacttttttacgaagttgcattttaaaaagtcttaaatgtgtacagcattcatcttttacttgaaatggttcttttttatcaaattattatattcctgatttttttttcttgataaaaagTCTCTACCttccactaaaatatttctttaatatattacttttttacgaagttgcattttaaaaagtcttaaatgtgtacaacattcatcttttacttaaaatggttcttttttcggttgaagggaaatgacaaaaaaatgtgtttatactataacttacatttactgctttatggctatctaagtttctcaaatgtttagtcttgcgattatattattactttcttgaaacgtcgtacaagtcagataaaaaacaaaagttacaaaagaaacaggccgataacaaccagccgaatagttttctgcacttgtagtcaggtcaagtcctgactactcgtgcagaaaaactatccggcaacggttgttacccaCGATATATGAACACAATAAACGAGAAATAAAACATAATAGCAGGAATTTTACATCATGTCCTAACTTCAATCCTTGGAAGAATTATCATAAATTAtgctaaaaatagatttgaaattatatttgaCGTCTATAAACAATCAGTGTAGTATACGTTATCGTCTTTCCCGATCAGTCGCTTCTTAATTTTCGTAACACGGCTTTGAGACGAGAGCAagtgaattttgaaataatagaCACTAATGTTTCAATTCCTGAAGGCAAAGTTGGCCATCGATCAATTGtgctattttatattttgtcataaagCTCTTCCATCTTCTTCGGTTCACATTGTAAacataacagaatttgatgagactgtcaacaaagtgagaggtttagcgctataaaaccaggtttaatccaccattttctacatttggaaatgcctgtaccaattcaggaatatgacagttcttgtccattcgtttttgttgtgtttttcatttgattttgccatatgattagagactttcctatttgattttcctctgtgttcggtatttttgtgattttactttatacttcaCTGGCTTTCAAATGTTCGGCTTTTGGTGTTCttatgaaggttaatccagaataTCCCTTTGGATGCATGCCATTTATAATAACGTTTTACTttccttgtaaaaataaattgtttaagaaCATAGACTCACCACAAGACTCAATTAGTTATGTATAATCAAAACATTTATCCAGTTATATCCAGATGAAACCTTTTAAAAACAATGATGCACAAGGTAAATTAACAACTAAACTcattcagtgacgctcgaatccaaaaaagttaaaaggccaaataaaatacgaagttgaagagcattgaggaccaaaattcccaaaagttttgacaaatacagccaaggtaatctattcctaaggtagaaaagccttagtatttcaaaaattcaaaagttttaacagttaatttataaatatgaccatatcaatgataattcttgTCAGCACATAAGTGATGAAAAATACCAAAGTTAACTtctagggaaattcaaaacgaaagtcctttataaaatacCAAAACGGAAagctaaaaaaaatcttttgacatGAGAACAACTGTcgcattcctgacttggtacaggcatttcctcaCATAGAAAACGCtggatcaatataaaaaagaagatgtggtatgattgccaatgagacaactctccacaagagacaaaatgacagaacattaatcatgataatggaaaatgtagacagctctctcacaagcaaaaaacacttactgttaaaatataaagataaacacTACAGGCACGgggacctggttttatagctagccaaacctctcacttttatgacagtcgcgtAAAATTTAtcttattgacaacaatgtgtgagtaAAGCAAAGAGATTGCATATTTTgtcgttaatattgattcacttatagggtctttgcatcggaactatacacatttatttaaaaacctgTTGTTTGCacgacacgggttatgttcttctcatatatgttatgatggtatgatactaaaccgcTAATGGGAAGGATTGTGTATGATATtcttatgatgaagacataatctttcaatcagttaaattgaagtctagagctggcatgtcagtttactgctagtagtctgttgttatttatgtattattgtcattttgtgtattttctttagttacatcttctgaaataagactcggacttctcttgaactgaatgtaatatgcgtattgttatgcgtttacttatctacattggctagatgtattgggggagggttgagatctcataaacatgtttaaccccgccgtatttttgcgcctgtcccaaatcaggagcatctgacctttgttagtcttgtattatttttaattttagtttcttgtgtacaatatgGAGTTTAGTATAGCGTTCATAATCAttgaacttgtatatatatttgtttaggggacaactgaaggacgcctccggttgcgggaatttctcgctgcattgaaaaacctgttggtgaccttctgatgttgtctgttctatggtctggttgttgtctcttttacacattccccatttccattctcaattttataacaggTAACAATGTCAAAAtttagggtacagcagtcaacattgtaatataatcttaatgactatataaaaacaaataactggttcaacaaagaaaataaaatggcATATGCACAAAGTAAATAAGCAAAATTGAAAACCATGAGATCGAGAATCCAGGAAAACTTGATCATAATACTTGAACCCATGAAAATAAAGAACTTGCACTAATAGTGAAAGGTTTAATAAGATTAGACTGCcaaatttaatgttaataaaCAGTACAGAAGAAAATCCAACTCAATGGGAACTGTCCATAAAAAAAGAGGATAGGAGAAATGTGACGCGACAAGATATAAACTATGTTCAACACGGTTCTCTAATAAATGTTGCAAAAGTCCCGTGGAAAGCACTTAATTAATATTGAATTCGTTACATAAGATTGTATCAGATTGCAATTATCTATGAgcatgaaagaaaaagaaaatctgGTATTTTCTTCTTCTACTGTTAGCTCAGATTAAATACAATCAAGCAATAAGATGTTTTCGGATAATTCTCTATTATTTGTTTGATAATACACATACAATATATATCTatcgataataaaaaaaatccaccaGCAAAGTAAAGAAACCATAATAAGATTTCGTCCACCCAGATTTAAAGGAGGGGAAACGGaatttacattttgtattcttGCCATTCTTTTATAGTAAATAAAATTTTACTTATTCAACgagaatgtaaatatttttgaatataacTTGTACGTCGGTAAGATTTTATTAGCGGAGGATGTTTTTTGTCATGAgagatataaaacatttcaagTTAATCCGATTACacaatttttttgttgatattaacaaaaacatCCTCAAGTTAGTTTGCATTCAATTTGACATATTTTCTGGTTTCCTGTTTTCGGTTAAGAATGATAAAAATGTTATAACTTATTACccattaaaaatgataaaatcttatAGCTTTTTACCCAAATACTGTTATTTTTCATGGAAAGTTGTCAGTTTCCTTATACAGTCATATTTGTGA includes:
- the LOC143069715 gene encoding uncharacterized protein LOC143069715, yielding MIELVEGYKMTAKKISRFYSELDIQLANYKRERSNLLSFKSSEDFKYEEEKQNILSREKVLKNEVEIHTQQLLKDIGQSWKQIKSLTDADSESQKINKELEFRKESLTNALASVNTCDVFSAYKEELTSRQQRIEHANTLYRRLPQYVPGKMRILQSLHGELITSTDEYSPEQYEFKVIKQYKTGRVLVEILICCDDGTLWVGFVKDNIIQKIQFSNKLLNVVKEIQTSFVSMVPLPSGDLLISNAESNLKRLSHTTGKITHFKYSVAPLITGAVHVTGDGKIIVRTREKGPLFPVKGTRQVVVIDIQGRTENVYELDNNGKHIFSAPQRITTDTDNNIYVLDYLNEDCGRILALNKINGVKWIYNSDPDMNQKQTFKPSGLFAAKSDNIIIIDSKNQMIHILNSSGRCLHYLKTKDQLDIKLPFSVDMDNRGILYIGCNTKSREPDEAKIYTVQISGF